A DNA window from Methylobacterium sp. NMS14P contains the following coding sequences:
- the ilvD gene encoding dihydroxy-acid dehydratase → MPAYRSRTTTHGRNMAGARGLWRATGMKDSDFGKPIIAVVNSFTQFVPGHVHLKDLGQLVAREIEAAGGVAKEFNTIAVDDGIAMGHDGMLYSLPSRELIADSVEYMVNAHCADAMVCISNCDKITPGMLMATLRLNIPTVFVSGGPMEAGKVQLPGIARKVDLVDAMIAAADDRISDEDVAVIERSACPTCGSCSGMFTANSMNCLTEALGLALPGNGSVLATHADRKRLFVEAGHLIVDLARRHYEQDDASVLPRAVASFQAFENAMTLDIAMGGSTNTVLHLLAAAHEGEVPFTMADIDRLSRRVPVLCKVAPAVANVHMEDVHRAGGIMGILGELDRARLIDTGVGNVSAGTLGAALARWDVRGAPAASVQTFYRAAPGGVPTQVAFSQESRFDELDVDREGGVIRDAAHAYSQDGGLAVLYGNLAEQGCIVKTAGVDASILTFTGTARVFESQDAAVDGILNGKVTAGEVVLIRYEGPRGGPGMQEMLYPTSYLKSKGLGKACALVTDGRFSGGSSGLSIGHVSPEAAEGGLIGLVRDGDRIAIDIPNRRIHLDVDPAELDQRRIAQEAAGWQPAKPRKRKVSAALRAYAMLTTSAAHGAVRRV, encoded by the coding sequence ATGCCTGCCTATCGCTCACGCACCACCACCCACGGCCGCAACATGGCCGGCGCCCGCGGCCTCTGGCGCGCCACCGGCATGAAGGACTCGGATTTCGGCAAGCCGATCATCGCGGTGGTGAACTCCTTCACGCAGTTCGTGCCGGGTCACGTCCACCTCAAGGATCTCGGCCAGCTCGTCGCCCGAGAGATCGAGGCGGCCGGCGGCGTCGCCAAGGAGTTCAACACCATCGCGGTCGATGACGGCATCGCGATGGGCCACGACGGGATGCTGTACTCGCTGCCGTCCCGGGAGCTAATCGCCGATTCCGTCGAGTACATGGTCAACGCGCACTGCGCCGACGCGATGGTGTGCATCTCGAACTGTGACAAGATCACTCCCGGCATGCTGATGGCGACGCTGCGCCTCAACATCCCGACCGTGTTCGTCTCGGGCGGCCCGATGGAGGCCGGAAAGGTCCAGCTGCCGGGCATCGCCAGGAAGGTCGACCTGGTCGACGCGATGATCGCGGCCGCCGACGACCGGATCTCGGACGAGGACGTGGCCGTCATCGAGCGCTCGGCCTGCCCGACATGCGGTTCGTGCTCGGGCATGTTCACGGCGAACTCGATGAACTGCCTCACCGAGGCCCTCGGCCTCGCCCTTCCGGGCAACGGCTCGGTGCTGGCCACCCACGCCGACCGCAAGCGCCTGTTCGTCGAGGCCGGCCACCTGATCGTCGATCTGGCCCGCCGCCACTACGAGCAGGACGACGCCAGCGTGCTGCCGCGCGCCGTCGCCAGCTTCCAGGCGTTCGAGAACGCCATGACCCTCGACATCGCCATGGGCGGCTCGACCAACACGGTGCTGCACCTGCTGGCCGCCGCCCACGAGGGCGAGGTGCCCTTCACCATGGCCGACATCGACCGGCTGTCCCGGCGGGTGCCGGTGCTGTGCAAGGTCGCTCCGGCGGTGGCCAACGTCCACATGGAGGACGTGCATCGCGCCGGCGGGATCATGGGCATCCTGGGCGAACTCGACCGGGCCCGCCTGATCGACACCGGCGTCGGCAACGTCTCGGCCGGGACGCTGGGCGCCGCACTCGCCCGCTGGGACGTGCGCGGCGCGCCGGCCGCCTCGGTCCAGACCTTCTACCGCGCGGCCCCGGGCGGCGTGCCGACCCAGGTGGCCTTCAGCCAGGAATCGCGCTTCGACGAGCTTGATGTCGACCGGGAGGGCGGCGTGATCCGCGACGCCGCGCACGCCTACTCGCAGGACGGCGGCCTCGCCGTGCTGTACGGCAACCTCGCTGAGCAAGGCTGCATCGTGAAGACCGCGGGCGTCGACGCCTCGATCCTGACATTCACGGGCACTGCCCGCGTGTTCGAGAGTCAGGACGCGGCCGTCGACGGCATCCTCAACGGCAAGGTCACGGCCGGCGAGGTCGTGCTGATCCGCTACGAGGGTCCGCGCGGCGGTCCCGGCATGCAGGAGATGCTCTACCCGACGAGCTACCTGAAATCGAAGGGGCTCGGGAAGGCCTGCGCCCTCGTCACGGACGGGCGGTTCTCCGGCGGGTCGTCGGGCCTGTCCATCGGGCACGTCTCGCCCGAGGCGGCCGAGGGCGGCCTCATCGGCCTCGTGCGCGACGGCGACCGGATCGCCATCGACATCCCGAACCGCCGCATCCACCTCGACGTGGACCCGGCGGAACTCGACCAGCGGCGGATCGCCCAGGAGGCCGCGGGCTGGCAGCCCGCGAAGCCGCGCAAGCGGAAGGTGAGCGCGGCCCTGCGCGCCTACGCGATGCTCACGACGAGCGCGGCGCACGGCGCGGTGCGGCGGGTCTGA
- a CDS encoding FAS1-like dehydratase domain-containing protein: MTDLSAWIGRTREASDLVTPRLLAEFRATFAPHLAPVADGIAPPALHWCLAPETPPADALGPDGHAAKGGFLPPAPLPRRMWAGGEIETVSDLRAGDAVTRAETVRDVAFKSGRSGSLCFVTIDHAVSTGRGVAIRERQDIVYREAAGAQTGTLAAPERDDPDAYAAIWDVPATPTLLFRYSAMTFNGHRFHYDQPYATQVEGYADLVVHGPMQATLLLNLAATLLGHVPRTFAYRGISPMTANQTFRVCGRVNGGGFAGVTLDAAGRVCMRARGDA, translated from the coding sequence ATGACCGATCTCAGCGCCTGGATCGGCCGGACGCGGGAGGCGTCCGACCTCGTCACCCCGCGTCTCCTCGCCGAGTTCCGCGCGACCTTCGCGCCGCACCTGGCGCCGGTCGCGGACGGGATCGCGCCGCCGGCGCTGCACTGGTGCCTCGCGCCCGAGACGCCGCCGGCCGACGCCCTCGGCCCGGACGGTCACGCTGCCAAGGGCGGTTTCCTTCCGCCCGCGCCACTGCCCCGACGGATGTGGGCCGGGGGCGAGATCGAGACGGTCTCGGACCTGCGCGCGGGGGACGCGGTCACGCGCGCCGAGACCGTGCGCGACGTCGCCTTCAAGAGCGGGCGGAGCGGGAGCCTGTGCTTCGTCACCATCGACCACGCGGTCTCGACGGGACGGGGCGTCGCGATTCGCGAGCGGCAGGACATCGTCTATCGCGAGGCCGCCGGCGCGCAGACGGGGACACTGGCCGCGCCCGAGCGCGACGATCCCGACGCCTACGCGGCGATCTGGGACGTACCGGCGACGCCGACGCTGCTGTTCCGCTACTCGGCGATGACCTTCAACGGCCACCGCTTCCACTACGATCAGCCCTACGCGACGCAGGTGGAGGGCTACGCCGACCTCGTGGTCCACGGCCCGATGCAGGCGACGCTGCTGCTGAACCTCGCCGCCACGCTCCTGGGACACGTGCCGCGGACATTCGCGTATCGCGGGATCTCGCCGATGACGGCGAACCAGACCTTCCGGGTCTGCGGGCGGGTCAACGGGGGTGGGTTCGCGGGTGTGACGCTCGACGCGGCGGGCCGTGTCTGCATGCGGGCTCGCGGCGACGCGTGA
- the ade gene encoding adenine deaminase, translated as MTQVDFLRRAIVQGQGRAEADLVLKGGRFLDLVTGDLVASDIAICGDRIVGTFGQYRGAREIDVSGKVVVPGFIDTHFHIESSLMPPQEYERCVLPHGVTTGICDPHEMANVLGTDAFTWFLRSSETLAMDLRVQLSSCVPATDHLETSGARIEAQDLAPFAAHQKVIGLAEFMNFPGVLAADPGVLDKLAAFQGRHIDGHAPLLRGLGLNGYIAAGIRTEHEATSPEEALEKLSKGMTVLIREGSVCKDLHALAPILTERTAPFLAFCTDDRNPLDIAEEGHLDFVVRTAIALGVPPLAAYRAASWSAARAFGLHDRGLVAPGQRADLVVLDDLAACSVSRVLSAGRPVDTALFDARAPIEPIGRRSVRARRVTAADFAAPGSGPSTPVIGVVPGKIITLRHDLTLPYSGGERRIDLDQDVIKVAVVERHGRTAPGARGVGVAFVKGFGLRRGAIASSVGHDSHNITVVGADDADMAVAVNRLGAIEGGFVVVEGGRVLAEIALPVAGLMSLMPFDAIRQSLVTLREAARSLDVVLPEPFLQVAFLPLPVIPHLKITDRGLVDVDRFALIDP; from the coding sequence ATGACACAGGTGGATTTCCTCCGGCGGGCCATCGTGCAGGGTCAGGGCCGGGCCGAGGCAGACCTCGTCCTGAAGGGCGGCCGCTTCCTCGACCTCGTCACCGGCGACCTCGTCGCCTCCGACATCGCGATCTGCGGCGACCGGATCGTCGGGACCTTCGGCCAGTACCGCGGCGCTCGCGAGATCGACGTGTCCGGCAAAGTCGTGGTCCCGGGCTTCATCGACACGCATTTCCACATCGAATCGTCGTTGATGCCGCCGCAGGAATACGAGCGCTGCGTCCTGCCGCACGGCGTCACGACCGGGATCTGCGACCCGCACGAGATGGCCAACGTGCTCGGCACCGACGCCTTCACGTGGTTCCTGAGATCCTCCGAGACCCTGGCGATGGACCTGCGGGTGCAGCTCTCCTCCTGCGTCCCGGCGACCGATCACCTGGAGACCTCGGGCGCCCGGATCGAGGCGCAGGATCTCGCCCCCTTCGCGGCGCACCAGAAGGTGATCGGCCTCGCCGAATTCATGAACTTCCCGGGCGTGCTGGCGGCGGATCCGGGCGTGCTGGACAAGCTCGCGGCCTTCCAGGGGCGGCACATCGACGGCCACGCGCCGCTCCTGCGCGGCCTCGGGCTCAACGGCTACATCGCGGCCGGCATCCGCACCGAGCACGAGGCGACCTCGCCCGAGGAGGCCCTCGAGAAGCTCTCCAAGGGCATGACCGTGCTGATCCGCGAGGGCTCGGTCTGCAAGGACCTGCACGCCCTCGCGCCGATCCTGACCGAGCGGACGGCGCCGTTCCTGGCCTTCTGCACCGACGACCGAAATCCCCTCGACATCGCCGAGGAGGGCCACCTCGACTTCGTCGTCCGCACCGCCATCGCCCTCGGCGTGCCGCCCCTGGCCGCCTACCGCGCGGCGTCCTGGTCGGCGGCCCGAGCCTTCGGGCTGCACGACCGGGGCCTCGTCGCGCCCGGCCAGCGCGCCGATCTCGTGGTGCTCGACGATCTCGCCGCCTGCTCGGTGTCGCGGGTGCTCAGCGCGGGTCGGCCTGTGGACACGGCGCTCTTCGACGCGCGCGCGCCGATCGAGCCGATCGGTCGCCGGAGCGTGCGGGCGCGGCGCGTGACGGCCGCGGACTTCGCCGCGCCGGGCTCCGGGCCGTCGACGCCGGTGATCGGGGTCGTGCCCGGCAAGATCATCACCCTGCGGCACGACCTCACCCTGCCCTATTCCGGCGGTGAGCGCCGGATCGACCTCGACCAGGACGTCATCAAGGTCGCCGTGGTCGAGCGCCACGGCCGCACGGCGCCAGGGGCGCGCGGCGTCGGCGTCGCGTTCGTGAAGGGATTCGGCCTGAGGCGCGGGGCCATCGCCTCGTCGGTCGGGCATGACAGCCACAACATCACGGTCGTCGGGGCGGACGATGCCGATATGGCCGTGGCGGTGAACCGGCTCGGCGCGATCGAGGGCGGCTTCGTGGTGGTCGAGGGCGGCCGCGTGCTGGCCGAGATCGCGCTGCCGGTCGCCGGCCTGATGAGCCTGATGCCGTTCGACGCGATCCGGCAATCCCTCGTAACCCTGCGCGAAGCGGCGCGAAGCCTGGACGTCGTCCTCCCCGAACCCTTCCTTCAGGTGGCCTTCCTGCCGCTGCCGGTCATTCCCCACCTGAAGATCACCGATCGGGGTCTCGTGGATGTCGACCGCTTCGCGCTGATCGACCCTTGA
- a CDS encoding acyl-CoA dehydrogenase family protein has protein sequence MEAYTEIREAVAKLCAGFPGPYWRALDREMAYPTAFVNALTESGYLSVLIPEEYGGSGLPLSAAAAILEEVQRAGCNGGACHAQMYTMGTLLRHGSAAQKAEYLPAIAEGRLRLQAFGVTEPTSGTDTGSLKTTARLEGDHYVVNGQKIWTSRAEHSDLMLLLARTTPRSEGMKRTDGLSVLLVDMRAAKDSGLTIRPIRTMMNHATTEVFFDNLRVPAQNLIGEEGRGFRYILSGMNAERILIAAECVGDAKWFIDRARAYAGERSVFGRPIGANQGVQFPIAKAYANMRAAELMVREALTLYEGGANPGAEANMAKMLAADASFEAANACIQTHGGFGFAEEYDVERKFRETRLYQVAPISTNLILAYLSEHVLGLPRSY, from the coding sequence ATGGAAGCGTACACCGAGATCCGCGAGGCGGTCGCGAAGCTCTGCGCCGGCTTCCCGGGGCCGTACTGGCGGGCCCTCGACCGGGAGATGGCCTACCCGACCGCGTTCGTGAACGCGCTGACCGAGAGCGGCTACCTGTCGGTGCTGATCCCCGAGGAGTACGGCGGCTCCGGCCTGCCGCTCTCCGCCGCGGCCGCGATCCTCGAGGAGGTGCAGCGGGCGGGCTGCAACGGCGGCGCCTGCCACGCCCAGATGTACACGATGGGCACGCTGCTCCGGCACGGCTCCGCGGCGCAGAAGGCCGAGTATCTGCCGGCCATCGCGGAGGGCCGCCTGCGGCTCCAGGCCTTCGGCGTGACCGAGCCGACCTCCGGCACTGACACGGGCAGCCTGAAGACGACGGCGCGCCTCGAGGGCGACCACTACGTCGTCAACGGCCAGAAGATCTGGACCAGCCGCGCCGAGCATTCGGACCTGATGCTGCTCCTCGCCCGCACGACACCGAGATCCGAGGGCATGAAGCGCACGGACGGGCTGTCGGTCCTCCTCGTCGACATGCGCGCGGCGAAGGACAGCGGCCTGACGATCCGGCCGATCCGGACAATGATGAACCACGCCACCACGGAGGTGTTCTTCGACAATCTCCGCGTGCCGGCGCAGAATCTCATCGGCGAGGAGGGCAGGGGCTTCCGCTACATCCTGTCCGGCATGAACGCCGAGCGGATCCTGATCGCCGCCGAGTGCGTCGGCGACGCCAAGTGGTTCATCGACAGGGCCCGGGCCTATGCCGGCGAGCGGTCCGTCTTCGGGCGACCGATCGGCGCCAACCAGGGCGTGCAGTTCCCCATCGCCAAGGCCTACGCCAACATGCGCGCGGCCGAGCTGATGGTCCGCGAGGCGCTGACTCTCTACGAGGGCGGCGCCAATCCCGGGGCCGAGGCCAACATGGCCAAGATGCTCGCCGCCGACGCCTCGTTCGAGGCGGCCAACGCCTGCATCCAGACCCATGGCGGCTTCGGATTCGCCGAGGAGTACGACGTGGAGCGCAAGTTCCGCGAGACGCGCCTCTATCAGGTCGCGCCGATCTCCACGAACCTGATCCTCGCCTACCTGTCCGAGCACGTTCTCGGCCTGCCGCGCTCGTACTGA
- a CDS encoding organic hydroperoxide resistance protein, with the protein MPVDVKYRTTATATGGRDGAARTADGSFEVKLATPKELGGAGGPGANPEQLFASGYSACFLGAMKAVAPSLQLKVPADTSVTADVGIGPRSEGGFGITADLTISLPGLDRADAQKLVDAAHQVCPYSNATRGNVNVGLKLA; encoded by the coding sequence ATGCCCGTAGACGTGAAGTACCGCACCACCGCGACCGCCACCGGGGGCCGCGACGGCGCCGCTCGGACCGCGGACGGCAGCTTCGAGGTCAAGCTCGCGACGCCGAAGGAGCTCGGCGGCGCGGGTGGTCCTGGCGCCAATCCGGAGCAGCTCTTCGCGTCCGGCTACTCGGCCTGCTTCCTGGGCGCCATGAAGGCCGTCGCGCCGTCGCTGCAGCTGAAGGTTCCGGCCGACACCAGCGTGACTGCCGACGTCGGCATCGGCCCGCGCTCCGAGGGCGGCTTCGGCATCACAGCCGACCTGACGATCAGCCTACCGGGCCTCGACCGCGCCGACGCGCAGAAGCTCGTCGATGCCGCCCACCAGGTCTGCCCGTACTCCAACGCGACGCGCGGCAACGTCAACGTCGGTCTGAAGCTGGCCTGA
- a CDS encoding SGNH/GDSL hydrolase family protein: MAHRPPDDSADARRRKFLQSFQNFDANSRFPAPYAHFAGKPLTEASGQGWRYDALGYRNDAHADARPPSETLRVFVVGDSTLIDGQVFADTVPGRLETGLKQAHGPGCRVYNFGAVSACLNQMIALVTTRLMDLQPDVILIVGGATDIFQPWSFDPRAGVPYNHFANESLYDYFFDPRKSAEDAEALSYDGLQAMIFNRLENLRALTNWQSDIWEWEVVRQFELALKRLARLAPGIGAPVRFVLQPTVVRKATHAGAEASVASGAFLAYLDRQYERFENVLGRLDTTDRAFAARDLSRLFEADTRALFTDIVHVTSEGRQEMADRLRAEVIETMGTATPA; encoded by the coding sequence ATGGCCCACCGGCCGCCCGACGACAGCGCGGACGCGCGACGGCGGAAATTCCTGCAGAGCTTCCAGAACTTCGACGCGAATAGCCGCTTTCCCGCGCCCTACGCGCATTTCGCCGGCAAGCCGCTGACGGAGGCGTCCGGGCAGGGCTGGCGCTACGACGCCCTCGGCTACCGCAACGACGCGCACGCGGACGCGCGGCCGCCGTCCGAGACGCTGAGGGTCTTCGTCGTCGGCGACAGCACCCTGATCGACGGTCAGGTCTTCGCCGACACCGTGCCCGGACGCTTGGAGACCGGGCTGAAGCAGGCGCACGGGCCCGGCTGCCGCGTCTACAATTTCGGCGCGGTCTCGGCCTGCCTGAACCAGATGATAGCCTTGGTCACGACGCGGCTGATGGACCTGCAGCCCGACGTCATCCTGATCGTGGGCGGCGCGACCGACATCTTCCAGCCCTGGAGCTTCGATCCGCGGGCGGGCGTCCCCTACAATCACTTCGCGAACGAGAGCCTGTACGACTACTTCTTCGATCCGAGGAAGTCCGCCGAGGACGCGGAGGCCCTGTCGTACGACGGCCTCCAGGCGATGATCTTCAACCGCCTCGAGAACCTGCGCGCGCTGACGAACTGGCAGTCCGACATCTGGGAATGGGAGGTGGTGCGGCAGTTCGAGCTGGCGCTGAAGCGCCTCGCGCGTCTCGCGCCCGGGATCGGCGCGCCGGTGCGGTTTGTCCTGCAGCCGACGGTCGTCCGCAAAGCGACGCACGCGGGCGCTGAGGCGTCCGTCGCGTCGGGCGCGTTCCTCGCCTATCTGGACCGCCAGTACGAGCGCTTCGAGAACGTCCTCGGGCGGCTGGACACGACCGACCGGGCCTTCGCGGCGCGGGATCTGAGCCGCCTGTTCGAGGCCGACACCCGCGCCCTGTTCACCGACATCGTCCACGTGACCTCGGAGGGGCGCCAGGAGATGGCGGACCGTCTCCGGGCGGAGGTGATCGAGACGATGGGAACGGCGACGCCTGCCTGA
- a CDS encoding GDSL-type esterase/lipase family protein, which translates to MAGPIVFIGDSITELWGFHRAGTFEAYDLIPRGGSGQTARWITMRFARDLAETGAGGVHLLCGVNDIGRNEGFFVPVEEICRTLTGMLDEARAMGVKAWIGSLTPVDGIPWNPEVRDAPAMVAAVNAWLRDHAHEHGATFIDYYAVLATETGGLRPDYGTDGLHLSPAGYAAIEPLMLRSLGRVPEAVPRPVLPAKATQSVRARLIGAAVAAAALLAAIAALVLELR; encoded by the coding sequence ATGGCCGGACCGATCGTCTTCATCGGGGACTCGATCACGGAGCTCTGGGGCTTCCACCGGGCCGGCACCTTCGAGGCCTACGACCTCATCCCCCGCGGCGGCTCCGGCCAGACGGCGCGCTGGATCACCATGCGGTTCGCCCGCGACCTCGCGGAGACCGGCGCCGGCGGCGTGCATCTCCTGTGCGGCGTCAACGATATCGGCCGCAACGAGGGCTTCTTCGTCCCGGTCGAGGAGATCTGCCGGACCCTCACCGGCATGCTCGACGAGGCCCGTGCCATGGGCGTGAAGGCCTGGATCGGCTCGCTAACGCCGGTGGACGGGATCCCGTGGAACCCGGAGGTTCGGGACGCCCCCGCCATGGTCGCGGCGGTCAACGCGTGGCTCCGGGACCACGCCCACGAGCACGGCGCGACGTTCATCGACTATTACGCCGTGCTGGCGACGGAGACCGGCGGGCTCCGGCCCGACTACGGAACGGACGGCCTCCACCTGAGCCCGGCGGGCTACGCGGCGATCGAGCCGCTGATGCTCAGGTCCCTCGGGCGCGTCCCGGAGGCCGTCCCGCGGCCCGTCCTGCCCGCGAAGGCGACCCAATCCGTTCGCGCGCGCCTCATCGGCGCCGCGGTGGCGGCGGCGGCTCTGTTGGCCGCCATCGCCGCCCTGGTCCTCGAGCTCCGCTGA
- the fcl gene encoding GDP-L-fucose synthase codes for MDGRGQTIFVAGHRGMVGSAIVRRLRELGHERILTADRRTLDLLDQAAVRRFFAENRIDQVYLAAARVGGIHANNTYPAEFIHENLLIQSNLIDAAHTHDVDRLLFLGSSCIYPKLAPQPMREDALLTGLLEPTNEPYAIAKIAGIKMCESYNRQYGRRYRSVMPTNLYGPNDNFHPENAHVLPALMRRFHEAKQEGRAKVTVWGTGRAMREFLHVDDMARASVYVMEMDDAVYAANTRPDLSHINVGTGEDCTIRQLAEALARVIGYAGELAFDATKPDGTPRKLMDVSRLRAMGWRPEIDLEDGLRQTYGWFLENHATLRR; via the coding sequence ATGGACGGTCGAGGTCAGACCATTTTCGTGGCGGGCCATCGGGGCATGGTGGGCTCGGCGATCGTGCGTCGCCTGCGTGAACTCGGTCACGAGCGCATCCTCACGGCCGACCGCCGGACCCTCGACCTGCTGGATCAGGCCGCGGTCCGGCGCTTCTTCGCCGAGAACCGCATCGATCAGGTCTACCTCGCCGCCGCGCGCGTCGGCGGCATCCACGCCAACAACACCTACCCGGCCGAGTTCATCCACGAGAACCTGCTGATCCAGTCCAACCTGATCGACGCCGCCCATACGCACGACGTCGACCGGCTGCTGTTCCTCGGCTCGTCCTGCATCTATCCGAAGCTCGCCCCGCAGCCGATGCGCGAGGACGCCCTGCTGACCGGGCTGCTCGAGCCGACCAACGAGCCCTACGCGATCGCCAAGATCGCGGGGATCAAGATGTGCGAGAGCTACAACCGCCAGTACGGGCGCCGCTACCGCAGCGTGATGCCGACCAACCTCTACGGGCCGAACGACAACTTCCATCCCGAGAACGCCCACGTCCTGCCGGCGCTCATGCGCCGCTTCCACGAGGCGAAGCAGGAGGGTCGCGCCAAGGTCACGGTCTGGGGCACCGGCCGGGCGATGCGCGAGTTCCTGCACGTCGACGACATGGCGCGGGCCAGCGTCTACGTGATGGAGATGGACGACGCGGTCTACGCCGCGAACACCCGCCCCGACCTGTCGCACATCAACGTCGGGACCGGCGAGGATTGCACCATCCGACAGCTGGCCGAGGCGCTCGCGCGGGTGATCGGCTACGCGGGCGAGCTCGCGTTCGACGCGACCAAGCCCGACGGCACGCCGCGCAAGCTGATGGACGTGTCGCGGCTGCGGGCGATGGGCTGGCGGCCGGAGATCGACCTCGAGGACGGTCTGCGCCAGACCTACGGCTGGTTCCTGGAGAACCACGCGACGCTCCGGCGCTGA